A portion of the Streptomyces coeruleoprunus genome contains these proteins:
- a CDS encoding metallophosphoesterase, translating to MARAVVRATFRALVSRSLSRLRSPARPPGGPTTTLVHTPHPYARALGLVAVVLVGAWLGLLVVGSVRTPVGPMDTSMTLRPSLTGGTKINVSPLGALELDSHIAPIRLDVDVDQLDPDRARALVTHPERISGLQEEITRDVADGTRELAVRSCVAVVSGATALGLAVYRRPRRALAAGGLALALLASSGAVAFATWNPKSVLEPRFSGLLTSAPSVVGNARSIVSEFDVYQKELARLVTNVTRLYEATSSLPTYHPDPGTMRVLHVSDIHLNPAAWHIIGSLVEQYRIDVIIDAGDTMDHGSAAENAFLDPISDLGAPYVWVRGNHDSAVTQRYLAGLKNVHVLDGGRAVTVAGLRVAGAGDPQFTPDRSVVPAGDEAERVAGSLLATALRAQQRAGTPVDIAVVHNPVAARETDGAVPLVLAGHLHRRVNEVLPNGTRLKVEGSTGGGGLRAVQNEEPEKVHASVLYLDRETRRLQAWDEITLGGLGLTTAEVARHVPDENLPDATPSPSPSPSPSPSPPPTPTPPPSPSPSRRT from the coding sequence ATGGCCCGAGCAGTCGTCCGTGCCACATTCCGCGCACTGGTCTCCCGCAGCCTCAGCCGTCTCCGCTCCCCGGCCCGTCCCCCCGGCGGTCCCACGACCACCCTCGTCCACACCCCGCACCCCTACGCGCGGGCGCTGGGCCTGGTGGCCGTGGTGCTGGTCGGGGCGTGGCTCGGGCTGCTCGTCGTCGGCAGCGTCCGTACGCCCGTCGGCCCGATGGACACGAGCATGACGCTGCGGCCCTCCCTCACCGGCGGGACGAAGATCAACGTGTCGCCGCTGGGGGCGCTCGAACTCGACTCGCACATCGCGCCCATCCGCCTCGACGTCGACGTCGACCAACTCGACCCGGACCGCGCGCGGGCCCTGGTCACACACCCGGAGCGGATCTCGGGGCTCCAGGAGGAGATCACCCGGGACGTCGCGGACGGCACCCGCGAGCTGGCCGTACGGTCCTGCGTGGCCGTGGTCTCCGGCGCCACCGCGCTGGGCCTCGCGGTCTACCGGCGCCCGCGGCGCGCCCTGGCCGCCGGCGGCCTGGCGCTGGCCCTGCTGGCGTCGTCGGGCGCGGTGGCGTTCGCCACGTGGAACCCCAAGTCGGTCCTGGAGCCGCGCTTCTCCGGGCTGCTGACCAGCGCGCCCTCGGTCGTGGGCAACGCACGCTCGATCGTCAGCGAGTTCGACGTGTACCAGAAGGAGCTGGCGCGGCTGGTCACCAACGTCACCCGCCTGTACGAGGCGACCTCCAGCCTCCCGACGTACCACCCGGACCCGGGCACGATGCGGGTCCTGCACGTCTCCGACATCCACCTGAACCCCGCCGCGTGGCACATCATCGGCTCGCTCGTGGAGCAGTACCGGATCGACGTGATCATCGACGCGGGCGACACGATGGACCACGGCAGCGCCGCCGAGAACGCCTTCCTCGACCCGATCAGCGACCTGGGAGCGCCGTACGTGTGGGTGCGCGGCAACCACGACTCGGCGGTCACGCAGCGCTATCTGGCCGGTCTGAAGAACGTGCACGTCCTGGACGGGGGGCGGGCCGTGACGGTGGCCGGGCTGCGGGTGGCGGGCGCGGGGGACCCGCAGTTCACGCCGGACCGGTCCGTGGTGCCGGCGGGCGACGAGGCCGAGCGGGTGGCGGGCTCCCTGCTGGCCACCGCGCTGCGGGCGCAGCAGCGGGCGGGGACGCCGGTGGACATCGCGGTCGTGCACAACCCGGTGGCGGCGCGCGAGACGGACGGGGCGGTGCCGCTGGTGCTGGCCGGGCACCTGCACCGGCGGGTGAACGAGGTCCTGCCGAACGGCACCCGGCTGAAGGTCGAGGGCTCGACCGGCGGGGGCGGGCTGCGCGCGGTGCAGAACGAGGAGCCGGAGAAGGTCCACGCCTCCGTCCTCTACCTGGACCGCGAAACCCGGCGCCTCCAGGCGTGGGACGAGATCACGCTGGGCGGCCTGGGCCTGACGACGGCCGAGGTGGCCAGGCACGTACCGGACGAGAACCTCCCGGACGCGACCCCGTCACCGTCGCCTTCCCCCTCGCCCTCACCGTCGCCTCCGCCCACCCCGACGCCCCCGCCGTCGCCCTCTCCGTCACGCCGCACGTAA
- a CDS encoding metallopeptidase family protein: MLEMTREEFEELVAEALDRIPPELTRLMDNVAVFVEDEPSADDPDLLGLYEGTPLTDRGEWYAGVLPDRITVYRGPTLRMCDSREDVVAETEVTVVHEIAHHFGIDDARLHELGYG, translated from the coding sequence GTGCTGGAGATGACGCGCGAGGAGTTCGAGGAACTGGTCGCCGAGGCGCTGGACCGGATCCCTCCGGAACTGACACGGCTGATGGACAACGTCGCCGTATTCGTCGAGGACGAGCCGTCCGCCGACGACCCCGATCTGCTCGGCCTGTACGAGGGGACTCCGCTCACCGACCGCGGTGAGTGGTACGCGGGGGTGCTGCCGGACCGGATCACCGTGTACCGGGGACCGACGCTGCGGATGTGCGACTCCCGCGAGGACGTCGTCGCCGAGACCGAGGTCACGGTCGTGCACGAGATCGCCCACCACTTCGGGATCGACGACGCCCGCCTGCACGAACTGGGCTACGGCTGA
- a CDS encoding DEAD/DEAH box helicase translates to MSVFSSDQVVLPETDEVVEAVEAAAVAVAVDEAIEEVTEAVESTDSGEPTLTFGDLGLPEGVVRKLAQNGVTTPFPIQAATIPDALAGKDILGRGRTGSGKTLSFGLPLLSTLAGGHTEKKKPRGVILVPTRELAMQVADALQPYGDVLGLRMKVVCGGTSMGNQIYALERGVDILVATPGRLRDIINRGACSLEAVQIAVLDEADQMADLGFMPEVTELLDQVPEGGQRLLFSATLEDEIDTLVKRYLVNPVTHEVDPSAGAVTTMTHHVLVVKPKDKAPVTAAIAARKGRTIIFVRTQLGADRVAEQLRDAGVKADALHGGMTQGARTRTLADFKDGYVNVLVATDVAARGIHVDGIDLVLNVDPAGDHKDYLHRSGRTARAGQSGTVVSLALPHQRRQIFRLMEDAGVDASRHIIGQGGAFDPEVAEITGARSLTEVQADSANNAAKQAEREVTELSKQLERLQRRAAELREEADRLVARAARERGDDPDTAVAEAAAEAAQVAEPEVAPVPEQRERSSYDRPSYERRDRDERRDDRRDDRRDDRGGFRRDNDRREGGFRRDERRDDRPFNRDRRDDRRDDRRDDRGGFRRDNDRREGGFRRDDRRDDRPFNRDRRDERRDDRRDDRGGFRRDNDRPFNRDRRDDRRDDRGGRSFERRDHRGGADRPFNRDRRDDRPSGGFRSGGHDRPYGRRDDHRGAGSGSFGRRDDKPRWKRNG, encoded by the coding sequence ATGTCCGTTTTCAGTTCTGACCAGGTCGTCCTGCCCGAGACCGACGAGGTCGTCGAGGCTGTCGAGGCCGCGGCCGTCGCCGTCGCCGTCGACGAGGCGATCGAAGAGGTCACCGAGGCCGTCGAGTCCACCGACTCCGGCGAACCCACCCTGACCTTCGGCGACCTGGGCCTGCCCGAGGGCGTGGTCCGCAAGCTCGCCCAGAACGGTGTGACCACCCCGTTCCCGATCCAGGCCGCGACCATCCCGGACGCGCTGGCGGGCAAGGACATCCTGGGCCGCGGCCGTACCGGCTCCGGCAAGACCCTCTCGTTCGGCCTGCCCCTGCTGAGCACCCTCGCGGGCGGCCACACCGAGAAGAAGAAGCCCCGCGGCGTCATCCTCGTCCCGACCCGCGAGCTGGCCATGCAGGTCGCCGACGCCCTCCAGCCGTACGGCGACGTCCTCGGCCTGCGCATGAAGGTCGTCTGCGGCGGTACGTCGATGGGCAACCAGATCTACGCCCTGGAGCGCGGCGTCGACATCCTCGTCGCCACCCCGGGCCGCCTCCGCGACATCATCAACCGCGGCGCCTGCTCCCTCGAGGCCGTGCAGATCGCGGTCCTGGACGAGGCCGACCAGATGGCCGACCTGGGCTTCATGCCCGAGGTCACCGAGCTGCTCGACCAGGTCCCGGAGGGCGGCCAGCGTCTTCTCTTCTCCGCCACGCTGGAGGACGAGATCGACACGCTGGTCAAGCGCTACCTGGTGAACCCGGTCACGCACGAGGTCGACCCCTCCGCCGGCGCCGTGACCACCATGACCCACCACGTCCTCGTCGTGAAGCCGAAGGACAAGGCGCCGGTCACCGCCGCGATCGCCGCCCGCAAGGGCCGCACCATCATCTTCGTCCGCACCCAGCTGGGCGCCGACCGCGTGGCCGAGCAGCTGCGGGACGCGGGCGTGAAGGCCGACGCGCTGCACGGCGGCATGACGCAGGGCGCCCGTACGCGGACGCTGGCCGACTTCAAGGACGGGTACGTCAACGTGCTCGTCGCCACGGACGTCGCCGCGCGCGGCATCCACGTGGACGGCATCGACCTGGTCCTGAACGTCGACCCGGCCGGCGACCACAAGGACTACCTGCACCGCTCGGGCCGTACCGCTCGTGCCGGCCAGTCCGGCACGGTCGTCTCGCTGGCCCTGCCGCACCAGCGCCGCCAGATCTTCCGCCTCATGGAGGACGCGGGCGTCGACGCCTCGCGCCACATCATCGGCCAGGGCGGCGCCTTCGACCCGGAGGTCGCGGAGATCACCGGCGCCCGGTCGCTGACCGAGGTCCAGGCCGACTCCGCGAACAACGCCGCCAAGCAGGCCGAGCGCGAGGTCACCGAGCTGAGCAAGCAGCTGGAGCGACTGCAGCGGCGCGCGGCCGAGCTGCGCGAGGAGGCCGACCGCCTGGTCGCGCGTGCCGCGCGCGAGCGGGGCGACGACCCGGACACCGCGGTCGCCGAGGCGGCGGCCGAGGCGGCTCAGGTGGCGGAGCCCGAGGTGGCGCCCGTACCGGAGCAGCGCGAGCGCTCGTCGTACGACCGGCCCTCCTACGAGCGCCGCGACCGCGACGAGCGTCGTGACGACCGCCGCGATGACCGTCGTGACGACCGGGGTGGCTTCCGTCGGGACAACGACCGTCGTGAGGGTGGCTTCCGTCGGGACGAGCGTCGTGACGACCGCCCGTTCAACCGCGACCGCCGCGATGACCGTCGCGATGACCGTCGTGACGACCGGGGTGGCTTCCGTCGGGACAACGACCGTCGTGAGGGTGGCTTCCGTCGGGACGACCGTCGTGACGACCGCCCGTTCAACCGCGACCGCCGCGACGAGCGCCGTGACGACCGTCGTGACGACCGGGGTGGCTTCCGCCGGGACAACGACCGTCCGTTCAACCGTGACCGCCGCGACGACCGCCGCGACGACCGGGGTGGCCGCTCCTTCGAGCGCCGCGACCACCGTGGCGGCGCCGACCGTCCGTTCAACCGCGACCGCCGCGACGACCGTCCCTCGGGCGGCTTCCGGTCCGGTGGCCACGACCGCCCGTACGGCCGCCGCGACGACCACCGGGGCGCGGGCAGCGGCTCCTTCGGCCGCCGCGACGACAAGCCGCGCTGGAAGCGCAACGGCTGA
- a CDS encoding methyltransferase domain-containing protein: MTGDEKHTDQHGAPAEAPPEVRAVYGPQDLSAVPAFQGGFINFGHWDGIPLDRPLTADDRVHSERNLYRRVLRTLTADGDTAGRALEVGCGLGLGCALALEEFGFAAVTGMDIHPDQLDRARRANAERLAAAPGRLRFVRGAAEAMPCGDAAFDHLYTVEAAQHFRDLAAFARESARVLRPGGRLAVTSFFVPSAAPEETPEETPEKAPEKAREKTPVDAPRTADAAKALADRLDSFASGLDRPHALSDLRHALASAGFTDVRAESIGESVWPGFDHYLAGVPLPVTWPRNFLPAYRDGLLDYYVITARRPAEQEPPGSGTSQYEPSDG, encoded by the coding sequence CCGCAGGACCTGAGCGCCGTCCCGGCGTTCCAGGGCGGCTTCATCAACTTCGGCCACTGGGACGGCATCCCGCTCGACCGCCCCCTCACCGCGGACGACCGCGTCCACAGCGAGCGGAACCTCTACCGCCGCGTCCTGCGGACCCTGACCGCCGACGGCGACACCGCCGGCCGCGCCCTGGAGGTGGGCTGCGGCCTGGGGCTCGGGTGCGCTCTGGCACTGGAGGAGTTCGGTTTCGCGGCCGTCACCGGGATGGACATCCACCCCGACCAGCTCGACCGCGCCCGGCGCGCCAACGCCGAGCGCCTGGCCGCCGCACCCGGACGGCTCCGCTTCGTCCGGGGCGCCGCCGAGGCCATGCCGTGCGGCGACGCCGCGTTCGACCACCTCTACACGGTGGAGGCGGCGCAGCACTTCCGCGACCTGGCGGCGTTCGCGCGGGAGAGCGCGCGCGTGCTCCGCCCGGGCGGCCGGCTGGCCGTGACGAGCTTCTTCGTACCGTCCGCCGCACCGGAAGAGACACCGGAAGAGACACCGGAAAAGGCGCCGGAAAAGGCACGCGAGAAGACACCGGTGGACGCACCGCGCACGGCAGACGCGGCCAAAGCCCTGGCCGACCGCCTGGACAGCTTCGCGAGCGGCCTGGACCGGCCGCACGCGCTCTCCGACCTCCGGCACGCCCTCGCGTCCGCCGGCTTCACCGACGTACGCGCCGAGTCCATCGGCGAGTCGGTCTGGCCCGGCTTCGACCACTACCTCGCCGGCGTGCCCCTCCCGGTCACATGGCCCCGCAACTTCCTCCCCGCGTACCGGGACGGCCTCCTCGACTACTACGTGATCACGGCACGCCGCCCGGCGGAGCAGGAGCCGCCGGGCAGCGGGACCTCTCAGTACGAACCGAGCGACGGGTAG